A window of the Echeneis naucrates chromosome 3, fEcheNa1.1, whole genome shotgun sequence genome harbors these coding sequences:
- the mis12 gene encoding protein MIS12 homolog: MARETREEAEMEVDRKLDAEMEALSPTTLKLYETQFFGFTPKTCMLRVFGAFQDCLYDILPVVEKVCVRQLGRGEPDGADEPLRARARECSRKLQQFLDERFKQLAERMEALLVDRCFTVPPNVLLPEDQSHKSYPQPLQEVLRLESSLADLQRAYEAEVCARQALLAELEEQKEVQKQMDGILAWIRELQAAWVKEGNGNFHESFRLAMESVKKLQEAVGEVYNKVPR; encoded by the exons ATGGCGCGGGAAACCCGGGAAGAAGCTGAGATGGAAGTTGACAGAAAACTCGACGCAGAGATGGAAGCTCTTTCTCCGACGACTCTAAAACTGTACGAGACACAGTTTTTCGGCTTTACCCCAAAGACGTGCATGTTGCGGGTCTTCGGTGCCTTCCAGGACTGCCTGTATGACATTTTACCCGTGGTGGAGAAGGTCTGTGTGAGGCAGCTGGGAAGAGGCGAGCCGGACGGAGCCGACGAGCCGCTGCGGGCCCGGGCTCGGGAGTGCAGCCGGAAGCTGCAGCAGTTCCTGGATGAGCGGTTCAAGCAGCTGGCGGAGCGGATGGAGGCTCTGCTGGTCGACCGCTGCTTCACTGTGCCTCCAAACGTCCTTCTGCCCGAAGACCAGTCTCACAAAAGCTACCCCCAACCCTTACAG GAGGTCCTCAGGTTAGAGTCATCCCTTGCAGACCTGCAGAGAGCCTATGAAGCAGAGGTTTGTGCCAGACAAGCCTTGCTAgctgagctggaggagcagaaggaggtgCAGAAGCAGATGGATGGGATCCTGGCGTGGATCAGAGAGCTCCAGGCTGCCTGGGTGAAAGAAGGTAACGGCAACTTCCATGAAAGTTTCAGACTGGCGATGGAGTCAGTAAAGAAACTGCAGGAGGCCGTTGGCGAGGTCTACAATAAAGTGCCTCGCTGA
- the ppm1g gene encoding protein phosphatase 1G, whose protein sequence is MGAYLSQPNTTKTSQDGGNSNMSYGFSAMQGWRVSMEDAHNCILEFDDETAMFAVYDGHGGEEVALYCSKYLPDIIKEQKTYKDGKLQKALEDAFLAIDSRMTSEEVIKELIQIAGRPTEEPPTEKVAEEDDLDTEEAALLHEEARMTIEELLVRYGQNRNALKHASAISVAAKKAACPNAETSGEKGESVEEQKKEGLNGEVEEESNGKMKDGVGAACGSKLRACRRTGGCEGSGSAVAECGESGSSNGEEKAGKAEGDAGPSCSSLSSKAAGDSKSRFFDDSEESEEGEEEEVSDEEDGSEEEEGDSSEMEEEEDTEEGEEDSEDEDEEEMCLPGMDGKEEPGSDSGTTAVVALIRGKQLIVANAGDSRCVVSERGKAVDMSYDHKPEDEVELARIKNAGGKVTMDGRVNGGLNLSRAIGDHFYKRNKALPPEEQMISAMPDVKVLTLNEDHDFMVIACDGIWNVLSSQEVVDFISERIKPDQTGSARSLSSIVEELVDHCLAPDTSGDGTGCDNMTCIIITFRPHPSTSQSDDTKKRRHQQEAEGAELEENGNDSKKAKSD, encoded by the exons ATGGGGGCTTATCTGTCGCAGCCTAACACGACCAAGACTTCTCAGGATGGCGGCAACAGCAACATGAGCTACGGCTTCTCTGCCATGCAGGGCTGGCGTGTGTCCATGGAG GATGCACACAATTGTATCCTGGAGTTTGACGACGAGACGGCCATGTTCGCTGTGTATGACGGACATGGAG GTGAAGAGGTAGCTCTGTACTGTTCAAAGTACCTCCCTGATATCATCAAGGAGCAGAAGACCTACAAAGATGGCAAACTGCAAAAG GCACTGGAAGATGCCTTCTTGGCTATAGACAGCAGAATGACCTCAGAGGAAGTCATCAAGGAGCTGATCCAGATCGCTGGACGGCCTACTGAGGAACCACCCACCGAAAAGGTGGCAGAGGAGGATGATT tgGACACAGAAGAGGCAGCTTTGCTCCATGAGGAGGCCAGAATGACCATAGAGGAGCTGCTGGTACGGTACGGCCAGAACCGTAACGCTCTCAAACATGCTTCTGCCATCAG TGTAGCTGCTAAGAAGGCCGCCTGCCCTAATGCAGAGACATcaggagaaaagggggaaagtgttgaagaacagaagaaagagGGGCTGAATggagaggtggaagaggagagcAATGGGAAGATGAAGGATGGTGTAGGAGCCGCGTGTGGGTCCAAGCTGCGAGCTTGTCGACGAACAGGAGGATGTGAGGGCAGTGGTTCAG CGGTGGCTGAATGTGGAGAGTCAGGAAGCTCCAATGGAGAAGAAAAGGCCGGTAAAGCTGAAGGAGATGCAGGTCCATCTTGCTCCTCTTTGTCCTCCAAGGCAGCTGGAGATTCAAAGTCCAGATTCTTTGATGACAGTGAGGAGtctgaggagggagaagaggaggaggtcagTGACGAAGAG GATGGtagtgaagaggaagaaggggatAGCAGTgagatggaagaggaggaagatacagaagaaggagaagaagactccgaagatgaagatgaggaggaaatgtGTCTGCCTGGAATGGATGGCAAGGAGGAG CCTGGCTCAGACAGTGGTACCACAGCTGTTGTGGCTCTGATTCGAGGGAAGCAGCTTATCGTGGCCAATGCTGGAGACTCTCGCTGTGTGGTGTCTGAACGTG GCAAAGCTGTTGACATGTCATACGACCACAAGCCAGAAGACGAAGTGGAACTAGCTCGCATCAAAAATGCTGGAGGGAAAGTGACCATGGATGGACGGGTTAACGGTGGACTGAACCTCTCCAGAGCTATCG GTGACCACTTCTATAAAAGGAACAAGGCTCTGCCCCCGGAGGAGCAAATGATTTCTGCGATGCCAGACGTCAAAGTTCTGACCCTAAACGAAGACCACGATTTCATGGTCATTGCCTGTGATGGCATCTG GAATGTGTTAAGCAGTCAGGAGGTGGTGGACTTCATCAGCGAGAGGAtcaaaccagaccagactggcTCAGCCAGATCACTCTCATCAATAGTGGAAGAG CTGGTGGACCACTGCTTGGCCCCTGACACATCTGGAGATGGGACAGGATGTGACAACATGAcctgcatcatcatcaccttccgACCACATCCGTCCACGTCTCAATCAGACGACACAAAGAAGAGGAGGCACCAGCAGGAGGCAGAAGGTGCCGAGCTggaggaaaatggaaatgacagCAAAAAGGCCAAAAGTgactaa
- the dldh gene encoding delta-like protein D, whose protein sequence is MGRLSLLLVVTLSLLTCQVLCSGVFELKLQEFLNKKGETGNANCCPGGSAHPQGQQQCECKTFFRICLKHYQANVSPEPPCTYGGAVTPVLGSNSFQVPETNADSFTNPVRFPFGFTWPGTFSLIIEALHTDSLDDLTTDNPERLISRITTQRHLTVGEEWSKDMQIAGRTELRYSYRFLCDEHYYGDGCSVFCRPRDDAFGHFTCGERGEIICNSGWKGQYCTEPICLPGCDEEHGFCDKPGECKCRVGFSGRYCDDCIRYPGCLHGTCQQPWQCNCQEGWGGLFCNQDLNYCTHHKPCLNGATCTNTGQGSYTCSCLPGYTGASCEVQVNECSGNPCRNGGSCTDNDNGYKCTCPPGFYGNNCELSANTCADGPCFNGGRCVDNPEGGYFCQCPMGYAGFNCEKKIDHCSSNPCLNGAECVDLVNSYLCQCPEGFSGPNCEDRSSISGFCLSFPCQNGGTCQEGANGYTCTCPPGYTGKNCSSPISRCHHNPCQNGATCHERNGRYMCACVPGYGGHNCQFLLPHKPGHQPVVDGPDRRYSPSGNGDIEEEEDDDTRFPWTAVCAGVFLVLVMLIGCSVLVVYIRVKLQERQNHHSDSVHSDSHETMNNLTTTNNCLRSEKEVGTMMTMSIKNTNKKAEYHSDLAGSLSGLSGISGLNGSEKNGFKTRYPSVEYNLVHELRPEELDLCKEEEQEELEVKCEMLDDFDSEERHRKRQNSDASEKKQVEEPASCSEAKYQSSSDLNYHASNDYKYQATSESEYQCPSDSRYQCTPDTKYQSVYVISDQKDECIIATEV, encoded by the exons ATGGGACGCCTGTCTCTGCTCCTGGTTGTCACTCTCTCCCTGCTCACCTGCCAG GTTTTGTGCTCCGGAGTGTTtgagctgaagctgcaggaGTTTCTCAACAAAAAAGGGGAGACGGGGAACGCCAACTGCTGCCCCGGAGGCTCTGCCCATCCGCAGGGCCAGCAGCAGTGTGAGTGCAAGACTTTCTTTCGGATCTGTCTGAAGCACTATCAGGCCAACGTCTCCCCCGAGCCCCCCTGCACCTACGGCGGGGCCGTGACGCCTGTTCTCGGCTCCAACTCCTTCCAGGTTCCGGAGACCAATGCGGACAGCTTCACCAACCCCGTCCGCTTCCCCTTCGGCTTCACATGGCCA gGGACATTTTCACTAATCATTGAAGCTCTGCACACTGACTCCCTGGACGACCTGACAACAG ACAACCCAGAGCGTCTGATCAGCAGGATCACCACTCAGCGTCACCTCACCGTGGGAGAGGAATGGTCCAAGGACATGCAGATAGCTGGCAGGACGGAGCTTCGATACTCTTATCGCTTCCTGTGTGACGAGCACTACTACGGCGACGGCTGCTCTGTCTTCTGCCGCCCTCGGGACGATGCCTTTGGGCACTTCACCTGCGGCGAGCGTGGAGAGATCATTTGCAACTCTGGCTGGAAGGGACAGTACTGCACTGAAC CGATCTGTCTGCCCGGCTGTGATGAAGAACATGGTTTCTGTGATAAACCAGGAGAGTGCAA GTGTCGTGTGGGTTTCAGTGGGCGTTACTGCGACGACTGTATCCGTTACCCCGGCTGCCTCCATGGCACCTGCCAACAGCCCTGGCAATGTAACTGCCAGGAGGGATGGGGTGGGCTTTTCTGCAACCAGG ATCTGAACTACTGTACGCACCATAAGCCCTGCCTTAACGGAGCCACTTGTACCAACACTGGCCAGGGCAGCTACACTTGCTCCTGTCTACCTGGGTACACAGGTGCCAGCTGCGAGGTCCAGGTCAATGAGTGTTCTGGAAACCCCTGTCGTAATGGAGGCAGCTGCACC GATAATGACAATGGCTACAAGTGCACCTGCCCGCCTGGTTTTTACGGCAACAACTGCGAGTTGAGTGCCAACACTTGTGCCGATGGGCCGTGTTTCAATGGCGGACGCTGCGTCGACAACCCTGAAGGCGGCTATTTCTGCCAGTGCCCGATGGGATATGCTGGTTTCAACTGTGAGAAGAAAATTGACCACTGCTCCTCCAACCCCTGTTTAAATG GTGCAGAATGTGTGGATCTGGTGAACTCTTACCTCTGTCAGTGTCCTGAGGGATTTTCTGGCCCAAACTGTGAGGACCGCAGCAGCATCTCTGGATTCTGTCTGTCCTTCCCATGCCAGAATGGTGGAACATGTCAGGAGGGAGCAAACGGCTACACGTGCACCTGTCCTCCGG GTTATACTGGCAAAAACTGCAGCTCCCCGATCTCCCGCTGTCACCACAACCCCTGCCAGAATGGCGCTACCTGCCATGAGCGCAACGGTCGTTATATGTGTGCCTGTGTACCTGGCTATGGTGGACACAACTGCCAGTTCCTCTTACCACATAAACCTGGGCATCAGCCAGTTGTGGATGGCCCAGACCGGCGATATTCTCCTTCAGGAAATGGAGATattgaagaagaggaggatgacgaCACCAGATTCCCGTGGACAGCTGTGTGCGCTGGTGTCTTCCTTGTTCTTgtgatgctgattggctgctctGTGCTGGTGGTGTACATTCGGGTCAAACTGCAAGAGAGACAAAACCACCACAGTGACAGCGTCCACAGCGACAGCCACGAGACCATGAACAACCTGACGACCACAAACAACTGTCTCCGCAGTGAAAAGGAAGTGGGCACTATGATGACAATGTcgattaaaaacacaaacaagaaggCAGAGTACCATTCGGACCTGGCTGGATCGCTGAGCGGCCTCAGTGGAATCAGCGGGCTCAACGGATCTGAGAAGAACGGGTTTAAGACTCGCTATCCCAGTGTGGAGTACAACCTGGTGCACGAGCTGCGGCCTGAGGAGCTGGACCTGTGTaaagaagaggaacaggaagaactggaggtgaaatgtgaaatgctgGATGACTTCGACTCAGAGGAAAgacacaggaagagacagaacaG TGATGCATCAGAGAAGAAGCAAGTGGAAGAGCCAGCAAGCTGCAGCGAAGCGAAGTATCAGTCCTCCAGCGATCTGAACTATCACGCATCAAATGATTATAAATATCAGGCCACCAGTGAGTCTGAATACCAATGTCCCAGTGACAGCAGGTACCAGTGTACCCCAGACACCAAATACCAGTCCGTTTACGTCATATCGGACCAGAAGGATGAGTGTATCATTGCCACGGAG GTATGA